In Embleya scabrispora, the DNA window ACGAGGCCGCGTTCAACTCCGCGTCGCACGGCGCCGGTCGCCGGATGAGCCGCAACGCGGCCAAGAAGCGGTTCACCGTCGCCGACCTCGCCGCGCAGACCGAGGGCGTCGAGTGCCGCAAGGACTCCGGCGTCGTGGACGAGATCCCGGGCGCGTACAAGAAGATCGAGCATGTCATGCGGCAGCAGCAGGATCTGGTCGAGGTGGTCGCGGAACTGCGTCAGGTGGTCTGCGTCAAGGGCTGAGACCCGGGTCCGCCGCCGTGAGGTGAGAGACGGAGCGCGAGACGGCCGAAGGCCCGCCCGGGATCGGGCGGGCCTTCGGCGTGCGGCGGATGGGCTCAGGTGGTGCGGGTGGTGCGGGCGAAGAGGTGGGTGGCTCTGGTGAGGGTGGCCAGGGCGGCGGTGGTGAACAAGGTGCGGGCTATGTTCCAGGCTATCCAGGTGTTTTCGACGTCTTCGCGGAGCTTGGCCGGGTCGGCGATCTTCGCGGGGTCGCCGGCGTCGTCGATCTTGTTGTTGAGCGGGATGTTGCCGCCCATGGTGATCAGCATGCCGACGAAGGCCAGGGCGACGCCGGCGATGATCCAGCGGGCGGCCTCGGGGGTGCCGAGCTTTCGGGTCCGCACGATGGAGACGACGCCCAGGACCGGGGCGCCGAAGAAGCAGGAGAAGAAGACCGGGTTCTCGATGCTCCTGTTGACCTGCTGGAGGAAGTCGATGAAGGTGCGGTCGTCGACGTGGGCCAGGCCCGGCATGATCGCGACCGCGAAGCAGAAGTAGACGCCGGCGACGAGGCCGGTGGTGACCAGGGTCGCGCCCAGCACGATGGCGGCGGTGCGGGTCGATGGTGTGGACGAGTGCGTGGATGG includes these proteins:
- a CDS encoding DUF1772 domain-containing protein; its protein translation is MTRPSTHSSTPSTRTAAIVLGATLVTTGLVAGVYFCFAVAIMPGLAHVDDRTFIDFLQQVNRSIENPVFFSCFFGAPVLGVVSIVRTRKLGTPEAARWIIAGVALAFVGMLITMGGNIPLNNKIDDAGDPAKIADPAKLREDVENTWIAWNIARTLFTTAALATLTRATHLFARTTRTT